The Chlamydiales bacterium genomic interval ATCCTGAATGCTCAATGGCTAATAAAACGATTATTGCAAGCCCGGAAAATCATTGGAGTCCTCTTAATAGCGATTTGATTTGTTTTATTGCAAAGACTGTGCATAGCAAGCTTGGATCTGTATAGTCGTACCACGGAATTTTAGTTTTTTTGTAGAATTCTAAAGTTAAGGATTGAAAAGAAATTCGATTTGGGGTATGACTTAGCCTTGTTTTGTTTTATTATCGGGTTTTTCATCATGAAAGTACGTGCTTCTATTAAAGCAGATCCTTTGAAAGGGGATAAAATTGTGCGCCGTCAAGGCCGTGTTTATGTAATAAACAAA includes:
- the rpmJ gene encoding 50S ribosomal protein L36; translation: MKVRASIKADPLKGDKIVRRQGRVYVINKKDPNRKQRQKGPARKK